GCCATTCGCGATGTCGTAGTAGCTTTTCACCGAGGTCAGGTTGCCAAGGATCGATGTATTCGGATCGACCCAACTGCCCGCGGCCGCGGTTGGCATCGTGCCTGACGAGGAAAGGGTATGTCCGCTCTGGTCGTAAAAATACTGCGTTTTTGCTTTGACGTTACCGTTTTCGTCCTTGATACGAGTTTCTGTAACAAGACCGTGGATATATCTGCTCTTGTATTGTCCGTCGTAAAGGTAATCGTACTCGGTTATCCTGACCAGTGTTTGCGGGTTGAAATAAGCGCTGAAGGTACCGAAGTTATTCAAAACGTACTCGGCGGCAGCCTTCGAAACCGTAACGTATCCGTGTTCTTTGACGCGTTTGACGTTTAGATAAGCAAAGTATTCGAGATCACTGTGCCAATCGAACTCATTTTCGGTCATCGTCATCAATGCCGTCGAGCTATTTGGCTCGATCGTGATCGAAATACTCTTTTCTAGCCGCGGATCGCGGGTGGCATTCTGGTGGGCTCCCGAACCTCTCGGCCCTTCCATGGTATAGGAGTTTAGCGTCCGCCGGATCATTGAATCGGATGCTGTATAAAACCTCTCTTCAAGAATGCTGCCTGCCGTCGCATCGTCAAAACCGTATTTCAGATAACCGGGAGCAAGTCCCTGCTTTATTATTCGAACGGTGTAGGTACCGTCAGGGTTCGTGACACGCGTCCAGTATCCGTTGGTATTTCCAGCAGAATATTGCCACAACAACTCGTCATTGCCCGTACCGTTCTCGCTTACCCATCGCTTTACCACGCCTCGATTGGCCTGTGTGTAAGGATCGTTCATAGGAGAAATGCCCGTAATTGTGTCGTATTCGAACCGTTCATACGCTCCGGTTGGGTAAATTATCGTATCTATCTCGCCATACACGTTGTATCTGAACCGGTACGCTCGACCGTCAGGCAGTTCTAATTCCGAAAGCAGCAAGGGATTGAAAAGAGAATCGGGCGTAACCCGAGTACCCGCGGCCGATCCGAACAGACTGGGTGATACTTGTGAGTATTGTCCTGTGGGTATTGAATCCCCAAGATAGTGTAGATCGTCATTAGGATTCGACAGGATTGTCGCCTGGGTCTGCGGATGCCGTAAATAACGCCATTTCAGTATGTAAGACATTGCTTCATTCCCGAAGCCCGGAAATTCAAGCACTTGGTCTCCATCAGCATTACTCAGATTATTCGAATTTACTGGCCGTCCAAGAGTATCAACAGAAGAGACTTTATTTCCGGCAACATCGAAAAACGCGCGATTGCCGCCAACAATGTATTTGGAACCATCGGGAAGAAAAAGTGTTCCAGAGTAAGCATCGTCTCGAACAAATTTCATACGGGAGCCGTCCGTCGAGAAATAGGTTTCTGGATATGATGGTTGGTATGGGAGAATGTGAACTTTGTCATCTTTGCGAAATTCTACGGTGGAGCCATTTGGCATTTGAAGCCTAAAGCTATCAACAATGAAATTCTGATAATAATTCTCGATACCCGCAGGGTCACCCAGAGAATCATAGAGCGAAAGCCAATCATTAGTGAAGCTGGGAAATCCCCCGCGAAGCTGCCAGCCGGAGACAGTATTTTCCGCAAATTGCACAGAGACCCATGAGTAGAAGTTGTCAGTCAACATCCCGTGTTGAAAGGGCGGGAAACCGAGAGGCTGGCAACAGGTGCCCTCCATATAGTAACCTTCGTACTGCATCTTCCACACCTTCGAATTGTAGGAAAGTTCAAATGGTATTGACGTCTTTCCGCGTCCCGAGTAAGTAGTCAGAGGCAAATTGAATGACATTCCCAATGTGATGGGATCTACCTTCAAATCGAGCTTATTCGCATAATCAACAGAGTATTGTTGATATTGGACATTCTGCGGTCGGGCGATCACCGACAGACCGAATACAAAAAGCACAACGGCCAACCCTACTCCAATGTAACGATGAGATTCGCGGTATTTCATAATTCCTCGCATTGTCTATTCTCGATTCCTATAACTTCGGCGATCATCGAACACTCTATCTACCTCCTGTAATAAGCCGGTACCGGAATATCGCCGGCGGTGCCCCAGGATTCGGTTCTGGTTTGCTGATCTGTTGATTTGCGGATGTACCAGTAGCCAGGGTTGCCTTTTGTCGGGAGCACACGCCAGATGGCGATATCGCATTTGCCATCGCCGTCGTAGTCGTTAGGTACTAGTGTGTCGCCTGAATCGCCGTAGTTGATCGTGTCGGTCTGGTTGTCAGAAGAGCGTTTTATGTACCAGTTCGTGTTTGACGGACGGAATAGGGCGAGGTCCGATTTGCCGTCGCCATCGTAATCGCCGAGCACCGGTTTGTCGCCGCTGCTGCCGAATTGGGTCGAAAAGTTGTGCTGTGTGGCGATGTCATAAACATAGAATGTGGCGTTGGAATCTCGCCAAACCACAAGGTCCGCCCTCCCGTCACCCGTGACGTCTGCCGGTACAGGCACGTCCGATGACGTTCCCCACGAATGCGACGTCACCTGAGAGGTCGAGCTGTTGTGCACATACCAATCGCCAGTCGAAGGGCGATAGACGGCCGCATCGGTTTTGCCGTCGCCGTCAAAGTCCGCCTGTGCCGTCAGGTCCGTGGACATCCCGAGCGAAATATAGTCAACAGAGCTGTCACTGCTGCGGAGAATGTACCAGGTCGTGTTTGACGGACGAAATACGCAGAAATCGGTCTTACCGTCGCCGTCATAGTCACCCGGGACGGGGATGTCGCCGGCCATTCCCCAGCCTTGCGAGGTTTGCTGAGAACCGGGCCCGCCGAGGACATAGAATGTCCCGTTTGACGGCCGCCATACCGCAAGGTCCGCCGGAGGGACGGCATTGGCATTTGCGTCCTCGACCGCAAGCAGGCGGGATCCGGCGTAGATGTACTCCTTGCTAAGCTGCGGCGTAGGCGTCGGGCTTGCAACAGCAAATGGATCCCAACTGCTAGGTGAGTTCTTCGGGAGTTTTCGACCGAACCAACCGGTCCTCTCACCGGTCAATGCATCCGTTCTAGGGAACCAGCCGTTTCTCGCAAATATGCCGGCTGTCAGCAGCAACGCGAACGCAAACACTCCGGCCGCAAACAAGACGCTGCGACGTCGATAAAAAGATCCGTGCGGGGGCAGGGACATTATGGTCTCTCCTTTTGTCCTGATCCAAGGGGGATAACCAACTCGTTGTTGATCGATTTACACGGAGCATACGCGCGCCCTATCGATCTGTCAAGCGTTTTTTTCTAATGGAAGCATTTTTGAAGGAACGATGTACGGTGAGGCGCCGAGATGCGCCGCTCGACAAGCGGAAAGCGCTACCGGTCAGATCCACAATTGCGGCGCTCAACTACAGACGCCGGCAGTTATATTTGGCCAAACACGGGGCGTATCGAAATACGAAAAAATGGATACTGTCGGGGCCGATACCGGAGATGGCTTTGGAGTTTTGGGGGGCCGTTTTCGCCGTGTGCCGCTAAACCTCTGAAATACAATAGGTTATCAGCATTGAGCTACGTGCGATATCGAAACGGGCACCCTCAAAACGAGTCAATTTCGGCAGTGTTTCGCCCGGGATCAGTTGATCTTAAGGCAATTTCAAGTGACTTTAGGCCAATGTCACGAGAAAACAGGCCAATGTCATGAGAAATCAAGCCAATGTCACGAGAAAACAGGCCATTGTCACGAGAAATCAGGCCAATGTCACGAGAAAACAGGCCATTGTCACGAGAAAAGAGACCAAAGTCACGAGAAAATAAGCCATTGTCACGTGACTTTGATACATATTTTTGGATTTTTGGTTTTTTGCGATCTAATTGCGAGCCTTCATCTGATCTTAGATGTTCGTCAGATCACCCGATCAGATCGCTCGCCTGCTGCCGCGGGACGCGGTCGATCGTCATTAGCCGGCCCAACGCTTCGAATACACTATTGCAATGGCCTACATATTCAACAAAGTGGTTCCGAATTATCTGAACAAGTCTGCTCCAGACATAACATTTCAGCTGCCGATATCATTGACCTCGATATCTTCCACGGCCGCCTCACCGTCGGGTTTTTGAATGAGGACCTGAATGCGGCGTTCGACATTTTCGAGCCGTGCTCGGCATTCGCGGGAAAGTGCGACGCCTTTCTCAAACAGTTCCAAGCTCTGTTCCAACGGCTGGTCGCCTTCTTCCAACGAAGCGACGATCTTTTCCAATTCACCTAAAAGTTCTTCGAAACTCTTATCCATTTTCACCTCAAAAGCCTCTCGGCCTGTTTTATTATCTCGCTTAGATTACCAATTCCCAGACGCTCTGCGGCGGCCTCTCCGCCTTTGGTCGCGACGGCGATTATCTCCTGCCCGATCGCCGCAGCGATGTCCTGTGCAAGGCGTTCGTCGCGTATGCCGGTGATCTTCCAACGATCGCCAACCCGACGCATCCTGACCTCAAGCGGGCGGTCGTCCAATATACTCCTCACGACGGCGTTGTTGCCGGTGTTGACGGTTTCGAGATATCTATCCGCTCCGAAAACCAAACCAAAGAACGGTACATGCCCGAACTGCTCGGTTCTCTCCCGGATCACCCGAGGCACCTCAGACCTTGCTCTATCTTTTACAGCCGGAATCAATGGCCGCGAGAGAGCGGCGGCCTTACGCAATGTGTCCTGCGGCAGGCCTCTACCGTAAAGCTCGATCGCCTTGTCGATCACCTGAACCGTAAAATCATCTACGACCGCGTCGTAATCAACCAGTTCCTCGATCGCTGCACGGTCGTCGCGTTTTGCAGCGTCAACAAGAAGAGCAAGCGAATAAACGGGCTGTTGTTTCAGCCGCTGATAATACAACAAAGTGCCAACGCCAATGACCAACAGTACTGCCGCCAGAACGGTGCTTGTGATCAGCGCAAGACGCCGCGACCGTGTCATTTGGGATCCACCTCTACAACCTCGGCTGTCAGTCGGCCATTGCCCGGCCTGACGCCGATCCTATCGCCGACGGCTACGTCCTCCGCCATTCGCAATACCCTGCCGTCCAAGGTTTGTACCAGCGAGTATCCTCGAGACAAAACTGCCAACGGAGAAAGAGAGTCGAGCTTGGCGACCTGTAAACTAAAGGCTTCCGTACACGCCGTTTGTCTGCTTACCGCCGCCGAACCTGCTCGATTTGCCAGTAGATCGACCTGCCTGCGCATTTCAGCGGCGATGCCAACGAGCCGAGAAGGCGAGAAAGCCTGCAATAACTCATTATAGAGATTCCGCTTGGTATGGAACCGATCTGAGATCTCAGAGGTCAACCGATCACTCAGCGAATTGAGTGCGACATCCGCAGCAAATGTTCGATTCTTGGCTATCTCGAAACAGCGGGTCTCAGTGGAAGAAAGCGTGGCAAGTATGTCTTCCTCTCGACCTGCGACGAGTTCCGCAGCAGCGGACGGCGTAGCTGCACGGAGGTCGGCGACGAGATCCGAAATGGTCCAGTCAATTTCGTGGCCGACCGCCGAAATTACCGGAATAGAACTCGCCCTGATCGCCCTCGCCAAAGCTTCGTCGTTGAATGCCCACAGGTCTTCGGCTGAGCCGCCGCCGCGGCCAACGATCAGAACGTCAAGTTTTTCCTTTGGCGGGAGCTGCCCGCTAAACAGATTCGCCGCGGTGATCGCGTTTCGAATAGAGTCGGCCGCACCTTCACCCTGCACCAATGTAGGGAGCAGAAGGATGCTGATCGACATCGCTCTTCGCGTCAGTACACTCAAAATATCGTGAAACGCCGCTCCTGTTCGCGATGTGACGATGCCCACACGATTCGGAAAGAACGGTATCGGACGTTTCAACTCCGGAGCAAACAAACCCTCATTGTCCAATTTGGACCTAATTTGCTCGAAAGCGGCCCGAAGAGCTCCTTCGCCTGACGGCTCGAGCGACTCGACAACCAATTGCGTCTCGCCCCGAGCAGTATAGAAGCTGACCTTGCCGCGAATTCGTACCTGAATCCCATTCTCGGGGCGAAACCGGATACGAAAGTTTGTGCCTTTCCAGCAAACGCAGCGGATCTGAGCCTTTCCGTCGTTAAGATTGAAATACCAATGTCCCGACGCCGCAGCTGTGAAATTGACTACCTCACCTTCGACCCAAACGTTCCCAAATTCATCTTCGAGAGCGGCCTTAATGCGCGAGGTAAGTTCCTCGACGCTCATCGGCAATCGGGCATCATCAGACGTCAGCAGATCAAAGTATGATTCGGCCATTAGATCTATCTCACAGACTCAACATTCAATACTTGCACAAATGTATTCGGCCTGAGCGAACGAATGCGAATACGGTTCAAAGGAGTTTCGACGGTTGAGGAGCTTCGGTATGTTATTTCATAGGAGCCGCGCAACTGTTTTACAATGTCGTCATACGCCGTCTGAATTTCAGATAGCTGCGTGATGTTATAAAACACTCCGCCGGATACCGATGCGAGCCTGGGACCTTCGTCCTTGGCTTTATCGGTTAATATCGAGTTCAGATATCGTTCACGAAGCGGGTCCAACCCGCTTTCCGTGAGATCGGCAGAAGCCATCACACCCGAAGGTACGTAAAGCGGATACACGACCGCACCGCTCTCTTCTATAGGGCCCAAAAGCGTATCGAACGCCAAGAATGACCTGTTATCATCGCCGTCTGTAAGAACGACGATAGCGGTCCTTTCACCCTTAATTGCTCTCAGTGTTTCAGCCAATGTGTAGGCAAGAGCATCGTAGAATGCGGTTCCGCCGCCGGCATCGAATGAATCCAAAGACGAAGAGAGTTTAGTTCGGTCGGTTGTGAAACCGGATAAGACCTTTACATCCTCGGCAAAAGTAACGATCGAGACCCTATCCATTACTGATACGGTATCCAAAAACGACCGCGCTGCTTTTCTGATAAAGGTCATATACCGGTCGACGCTGCCTGATACGTCCAAAAGGAGAATCAAATTAAAAGGAGCCTCGGACCTCTGTACGGATACGATGTCGCGGCGTTCCCCGTTTTCAATGATCTCGATCCCTGAGGTTGTCATGCCTTCGACGGATCTGTTGTTCATATCTAAGAACCGTATCGAAGCTTTTCGAAGATCGGACGGTTGTAAGGCTACTGTCTCCTTACGTCTGGAAATGCGAGGCTCAGTAACAACCGGAGGAAGGCTTCGGGCGTATTCGCCGTAGTAGCGGGGGGCAGATCGGCGAATAGCCTCCATCAAAAGACTGTCGCCGCTGCGAACGATCGCTTTTGCAGCATTTGTCAACGGCCTGTCACGCAGATCGTTAGCGACCTCATTTGGCGGGACGTTAAGGAGAATGATCCCGCGTGCCGTTGAGAATTTAATGTCTGTCCTTTTATCTTTTTCGCCCTTTTTGAGTGATCTGCCAAAAGTATTACCGCTGATCTCGAATCTTCCTCCGGCCCGTTCACGGATACTGGGCAATTCGATGTCCGCCGAATATCGAGGTCTCGATCCGGTCCACTCAAATGAATATGAGAGCTTTTCGGTCCCGACGTTCGCCGCGATCGTGCCGGTCAATGTACGTATCTCGATCGATCTAAACTCGCCCTCGGCAGTTACTGCACCTTCAGTTGTTTCGATCTTTATACGCGATCCGGATGGGACAGTGATCTCAAGGTCTATTCTCTGATCCACTCGGACAGGAGCAACTCGGATCTCCGCGTTCTTTCCGGAACCGGATACCCGTAAATCTCTTTCGTCTAAAGAGGCACTTGAAAATGCCTTTAATTTGAATTGACGTGAGGCCTCTTCTTCGGAGACCGTGCGAACAGCGACCTTACCGCTCCTGTTAATTACGGATAATAGCTCAGGCGCACCAATAGAAATTTCTACTCGGGTGGTCTGCCCAACCAGCGGCAGAGATAGGAGGGCGATGGTAAAGAACGCCAGAATATGTCTGTGAGAAAAAGCCATTATTCAGTCGGAGGTGGACGATCTCCCGGAAACTCTGCCAGACTGGATGAGGCGTTGCCGCACCCTTTCCTGCCAACGCTTTCTTGGACGCCCATCGTCCTCAAAACGTTCGATTAGATCGTTCATCGACTCGCCTCCGGCCAACCTTGTCTTGACGTATAGCAAAGCCACAATGATCGCAGAAAACGAAAGAACTAGTATTTGAACTGGCATCCACAAGATCTGGATCAGCGATTCCAGCAGCGTTGTTTTTAACTGGTCACGCATATCCGCACCACCGTTCACCTTGATAGTCCGCTGAGGACCGATGTTGATGTTGAAACTACCCTCATTTTTCTCATCCTTAGTGCTTTTTGCCGACGAGGGGCTATTTTCTCCTTCACTCACGCTTATAGCCGGCGGGGTTGACTTTGGATCGAACGCACGGGCGGAAATATTAACTACCGCGGAAATGGTTCCGGCAACTATTGCAGGAATCAAAAAGAGCATCAAGACTACACCGGACGCGGTCATCATAGAGCGGCGTACCAGCGTCTGGGACCTTTTCAGGGCTGCCCAGCCTTTGAGGCGTTCCATCATCACAACCGGGCCGACAAGTGTCCAAGCCACACTTAGTACCAGAAACCCAATTCCACAAGTCAGAGCACCGATCACGATCGTGCCTAGAGTACTTAGCAGCCCTGTCCCGAATAGAGCTTTCCAGCGAAGTCGCGTTTCGCGGAGTGCGGGCCGCAGCCTGACAGGCCGCAACGGGATCGAAAGGTACTGGGTCACGATCCACGTAATGGTTCCCAAGTTCAAATAGGTGCAGAGCATGCTAAGGACAGTCAGCGCAAAACCCGCAATTCCGAGTGCAACGTTAGATGAGGTCTCGCTGATCGTCTCGCTGATCTTCAAGAACGAGAGCGTTAACATCAACACAGTAAGAATGATCGAAGGCAGTTGAAAAAAGGAGGTTAGGAGCAAAAACTTCGGCAGATGCTCGCTGTAGATAACCAGTGCCCTGCGAAGCAGTCCGAAAAGGCCTTCTGAGCGCGACCGCAGCTCACTTGCAAAAGCTTCCGCACTTTCAGGTCGCAGTTCTAGATCTTTTTCCAGTGCGTTGTGGATGACCTGCCGCATTTTTCGACGGACCTTTTTAGATGTGAGCGGCTTGGGCTGTTCAAATTGGTGAGCATGCATCACCGCTTTGTAATCACCCTCGAACGGTGTTGATCCCGACAGCATTTGGTATGCGATCACGCCCAGGCTGTAAATATCGGATCTCGCATCGAGTCTGTCCCCCCGACACTGCTCCGGTGACATGTAAAGCGGGGTTCCAAGCACGGCACCGGCTCTGGTAAGTTCTGCAGAACCCTTTCCTTCCAATAACGAATGGCCGTCAGGCGAACCTGAAACAACTTGCGGGTGCCCGGAGGAAGCCTCATCTACTACATTTGGGCCCAGCTTTTCCTTGTTATCGGATGTCTTAGAAAAGATCGCGGTCTCACCCTCTGAATTTTCGGCGGGCCTGGTTTCACCGAGCGGCATAGCCTTAGGAAAGGCAGTAACGTCTGTTCCCAACGCCACCGTATCGTTCAACTCACTGTCGTCAAAGGTGATATTCGGCCCCTCGAAAACCGTATGTGTTGAACGGCGATAGATCTGCGGCGTTTCTCCGTTCGGCTCCAGATCTGACTGCTCTTCGAGTTTTGCGATACCGAAATCAAGTACTTTGACCGTATATCCGCCACGCTGATTGGGCTCGAGCCAAATGTTATCGGGCTTTAGATCTCTATGGATAATTCCTTGCTGATGAGCCTCGTGAACCGCTGAACAAACCTGCTCAATGATGTCCAACGTCCATCCTACCGGCAGGTTTTTTTCCTCGTCGAGTATTTCGCCCAGTGTGCAGCCATCCAAGTATTCCATGACGAGGTATGCGACCTCGCCGTCATTACTGTTGGCGAATCCAAAATCCGTCACGTCTACCACGTTCGGGTGTCTTAGACGCCCGGCGGCTCTTGCCTCGCGTCGAAACCGCTCTACGAATTCCGGCCGACGCATATACTCACGCGAGATGATCTTAACGGCGACAGGGCGCTCAGTGCCAAGATGTGTTGCAAGATAGACCGTTCCCATGCCGCCGCGTCCGAGTTCGCGGTCGATCTGGTATTTAGAGTCAAGCGTCTGGCCTGTGTAAGACGTATCTTTCATTTGCCGGTAACTGCAAATCTATCCTGTATGTTGCTGCCAGCGCAAGTAATTACGCCCAACGAGGGACCATTGTTTTGTGAAAGCATAGATATGTAATAAACTTCTACCGATCAAACGCGAAAAATGCAGTGTTCTACGCTATCGTATGCCTTGGGGTTGTATTATACATGAAACACTGTGCTATACTTCCGTAGGTCGAAATGACATTCTGTTAGAGCGTTGGGTCGGGAGGATCCCTTGATTATGGACAAGAGCAAAGCAATAGAATCGGCATTACAACAGATCGAAAAGAAATTTGGCAAAGGCTCGATAATGAGACTTGGTGAAAGGCCGCACGAAGACATCGGAGCGATCTCAACAAATTGCCTCAGCTTGGACGCAGCTATCGGGGTTGGCGGATTTCCTAGGGGCAGAATAGTCGAGGTGTATGGCCCGGAAAGTTCCGGAAAAACCACGCTCGCTCTGCAAGTGGTAGCTTCTGCACAGAAAACAGGCGGTGTCTGTGCTTATATCGACGCTGAGCACGCTATGGATCCTGAGTATGCACAAAAGCTCGGGGTCAATATCGATGATATGTTGATCTCGCAGCCGGATTCGGGTGAACAAGCTTTGGAGATCGCCGAGACGTTGGTGCGGTCCAACAGTGTTGATGTTATCGTCATCGATTCAGTTGCGGCCCTAGTTCCGCGGGCCGAACTCGACGGCGAAATGGGCGACAGTTTGCCCGGCCTTCAGGCGCGGCTAATGTCGCAAGCTTTGAGAAAGATCACCGCGATAGTGTCAAATTCTCGGACATGTTTCGTCTTCATCAACCAACTTCGCGAGAAGATCGGCGTCTTCTTTGGGTCCCCGGAAACGACAACGGGCGGCAAAGCATTGAAGTTTTATGCAAGCGTTCGACTGGATATTCGCCGGATCGGCGCGATCAAGGACGGAGATAAGGTAGTGGGCAACAGAACACGCGTAAAAGTTGTCAAGAATAAATGCGCTCCGCCCTTTCGTGAAGCTGAATTCGACATTATGTACGGTGAAGGTATCTCTAGAGAGGGCGATCTTCTCGATCTTGCAGTTGCCAACAATATCGTAGAAAAGTCGGGGGCATGGTTCTCATATGCGGGCGAACGGCTGGGCCAAGGCCGTGACAACGTAAAGAATCTGCTCAAAGAAAGGCCCGAGCTTCTGGAACGCATCGAAAGTGATGTGAAGGTTCGATTAGGATTTGTAAAGGCCGACGCCGCAGTTTCGGGCTAGTCGGCCTAATACGGCCATCAAAAGCTTCGTGTTGATCCTCACTGCTTAACTACATTCGAGTTTGAGGCAGTGTCCGAGAGCATTTTCTTCACGGTCTTCTCGTCGGGGATGCCCGGTGTCGGCTTAGAACCCGGCTTAAATGGCTTTTTCAGTTCCTCAGGGCCCGGGATCCCGGGTGTGGATTTTTCGTTCGGCTGTCCTTTCTCCATTGTAACTACCTGGGGCGGCTGAACCTCTTGGATCTCGATAAGCTCCGGTGTCATTCCGGGAGGCAGCACTCCGACATTCGAATTTCCCGCAGCATTTCCTGCCGGGGAATTTAAGTTCTTCGCAGGATCCGTTCCACTACAGGCAATTGTCAGGAGCACGGATACGGTCATTATAATGATCTTGGTCATGACTATAATTTTAGCAAAAATGGCATTTTGCATCACAGTAAGAGTTGTGATTTGACAAGTAAAAATCGCTTCTTTAGAGTATTAAGTTCGCGTTGGCTTGGATGTCATCGCAAATTTTGGCCAGGTAGCTCAGTTGGTAGAGCAGCGGACTGAAAATCCGCGTGTCGGCGGTTCGATCCCGTCCCTGGCCACCAAAATCGCAGGGCTGCCGACTAGTTCGCAGCCCTATTTTGTTGCCCGCAATACCTCTGCAACACTCCACGCCTGAGCAGCGCAGCCTCTTGCATCATGCGGTTTATCGCCGTCAAATATCTCAGATATCTGTCCTAACATGCTAGTGGTCAAATGCTGTTCAAAGCCCTTCCAAAACTCTTTGATCCTAAGTTCTGCGACTGCGTCCGATGAATGTGTTTTTCGATATGCATCGACAAAATGCCCGATTAGCCAGGCCCAAACCGTGCCTTGGTGATATGCCGAATCTCGTTCGAATGGTGTTCCTTTGTAAATGCCCACGTAATTTGGATCTTTTGGTGACAGCGAACGCAGTCCACATGGCGTCAACAACTCATTCTCGACCTTATCGACGACCTTTCGGGCCTTCTCGTTATCGAGCATCGAAAACGGCAGACTGATGGCGAATATCTGATTTGGCCTGACGGCAGCATCCTTTCCGGCGCCGTTGACGACATCATAGAGGCATTCTTCGGTTGCGTTCCAAAATTGACCGTTAAAGCTCGCCTTTGCCATAGCGGCCATTTCGCAAAAGCGTGTCAGGTTCTCGGCGTCTCCAAATCTTTCCGCAAAGCCTGCCATAATGGACAGGGCGTTGAACCATAACGCCTGTATTTCCACGGGTTTACCGATACGTGGTGTGAAGGCGAAATCGCCTGCCTTGGCGTCCATCCAAGTCAGTTGGGAATCGTTGTCGCCTGCGTAGAGCAATCCATCGGTATCAACATGAATGCCGAATCGGGTGCCTTTGATGTGCCATCGAACGATGCCCAAAAGCACCTCATAAAGCTCGTCCTCGACGAATTTCTCATCGTTTGCGGCCTCTGCGTATGCCCGCACAGCTTCGAAGTACCACAGCGTCGCGTCGACAGTATTGTAATCGGGGGTTTCGCCTTCATCGGGGAAACGGTTAGGCAGCATTCCCTGCGAAACGTGGCGGGAATATTCGAGGAGAATTTCCTTAGCGACATCAAAACGCCGTGTAGCGAGCGTGAGTCCGGGAAGAGCGATCATCGTATCGCGGCCCCAATCAGAAAACCAATGATAGCCCGCAATTATGGAGCTTCCGCTTCCGCGTTTTACGATGAACTGTTCCGCGGCCAATACGAGCTGAGTTGTAAACTCGTCCTTAGCTCCCGAAACCGCAACTAGGCGTGCACGGCGTTTGATCTCGGCTTTTCGGAGCTTTTCGGCATCACGAACGGGCATCTTCTCGGTTGCGGCGATCACGACCGCG
This sequence is a window from Acidobacteriota bacterium. Protein-coding genes within it:
- a CDS encoding VCBS repeat-containing protein; translation: MSLPPHGSFYRRRSVLFAAGVFAFALLLTAGIFARNGWFPRTDALTGERTGWFGRKLPKNSPSSWDPFAVASPTPTPQLSKEYIYAGSRLLAVEDANANAVPPADLAVWRPSNGTFYVLGGPGSQQTSQGWGMAGDIPVPGDYDGDGKTDFCVFRPSNTTWYILRSSDSSVDYISLGMSTDLTAQADFDGDGKTDAAVYRPSTGDWYVHNSSTSQVTSHSWGTSSDVPVPADVTGDGRADLVVWRDSNATFYVYDIATQHNFSTQFGSSGDKPVLGDYDGDGKSDLALFRPSNTNWYIKRSSDNQTDTINYGDSGDTLVPNDYDGDGKCDIAIWRVLPTKGNPGYWYIRKSTDQQTRTESWGTAGDIPVPAYYRR
- the xseB gene encoding exodeoxyribonuclease VII small subunit, producing MDKSFEELLGELEKIVASLEEGDQPLEQSLELFEKGVALSRECRARLENVERRIQVLIQKPDGEAAVEDIEVNDIGS
- the xseA gene encoding exodeoxyribonuclease VII large subunit → MAESYFDLLTSDDARLPMSVEELTSRIKAALEDEFGNVWVEGEVVNFTAAASGHWYFNLNDGKAQIRCVCWKGTNFRIRFRPENGIQVRIRGKVSFYTARGETQLVVESLEPSGEGALRAAFEQIRSKLDNEGLFAPELKRPIPFFPNRVGIVTSRTGAAFHDILSVLTRRAMSISILLLPTLVQGEGAADSIRNAITAANLFSGQLPPKEKLDVLIVGRGGGSAEDLWAFNDEALARAIRASSIPVISAVGHEIDWTISDLVADLRAATPSAAAELVAGREEDILATLSSTETRCFEIAKNRTFAADVALNSLSDRLTSEISDRFHTKRNLYNELLQAFSPSRLVGIAAEMRRQVDLLANRAGSAAVSRQTACTEAFSLQVAKLDSLSPLAVLSRGYSLVQTLDGRVLRMAEDVAVGDRIGVRPGNGRLTAEVVEVDPK
- a CDS encoding VWA domain-containing protein, whose translation is MDQRIDLEITVPSGSRIKIETTEGAVTAEGEFRSIEIRTLTGTIAANVGTEKLSYSFEWTGSRPRYSADIELPSIRERAGGRFEISGNTFGRSLKKGEKDKRTDIKFSTARGIILLNVPPNEVANDLRDRPLTNAAKAIVRSGDSLLMEAIRRSAPRYYGEYARSLPPVVTEPRISRRKETVALQPSDLRKASIRFLDMNNRSVEGMTTSGIEIIENGERRDIVSVQRSEAPFNLILLLDVSGSVDRYMTFIRKAARSFLDTVSVMDRVSIVTFAEDVKVLSGFTTDRTKLSSSLDSFDAGGGTAFYDALAYTLAETLRAIKGERTAIVVLTDGDDNRSFLAFDTLLGPIEESGAVVYPLYVPSGVMASADLTESGLDPLRERYLNSILTDKAKDEGPRLASVSGGVFYNITQLSEIQTAYDDIVKQLRGSYEITYRSSSTVETPLNRIRIRSLRPNTFVQVLNVESVR
- a CDS encoding serine/threonine protein kinase, which produces MKDTSYTGQTLDSKYQIDRELGRGGMGTVYLATHLGTERPVAVKIISREYMRRPEFVERFRREARAAGRLRHPNVVDVTDFGFANSNDGEVAYLVMEYLDGCTLGEILDEEKNLPVGWTLDIIEQVCSAVHEAHQQGIIHRDLKPDNIWLEPNQRGGYTVKVLDFGIAKLEEQSDLEPNGETPQIYRRSTHTVFEGPNITFDDSELNDTVALGTDVTAFPKAMPLGETRPAENSEGETAIFSKTSDNKEKLGPNVVDEASSGHPQVVSGSPDGHSLLEGKGSAELTRAGAVLGTPLYMSPEQCRGDRLDARSDIYSLGVIAYQMLSGSTPFEGDYKAVMHAHQFEQPKPLTSKKVRRKMRQVIHNALEKDLELRPESAEAFASELRSRSEGLFGLLRRALVIYSEHLPKFLLLTSFFQLPSIILTVLMLTLSFLKISETISETSSNVALGIAGFALTVLSMLCTYLNLGTITWIVTQYLSIPLRPVRLRPALRETRLRWKALFGTGLLSTLGTIVIGALTCGIGFLVLSVAWTLVGPVVMMERLKGWAALKRSQTLVRRSMMTASGVVLMLFLIPAIVAGTISAVVNISARAFDPKSTPPAISVSEGENSPSSAKSTKDEKNEGSFNINIGPQRTIKVNGGADMRDQLKTTLLESLIQILWMPVQILVLSFSAIIVALLYVKTRLAGGESMNDLIERFEDDGRPRKRWQERVRQRLIQSGRVSGRSSTSD
- the recA gene encoding recombinase RecA; this encodes MDKSKAIESALQQIEKKFGKGSIMRLGERPHEDIGAISTNCLSLDAAIGVGGFPRGRIVEVYGPESSGKTTLALQVVASAQKTGGVCAYIDAEHAMDPEYAQKLGVNIDDMLISQPDSGEQALEIAETLVRSNSVDVIVIDSVAALVPRAELDGEMGDSLPGLQARLMSQALRKITAIVSNSRTCFVFINQLREKIGVFFGSPETTTGGKALKFYASVRLDIRRIGAIKDGDKVVGNRTRVKVVKNKCAPPFREAEFDIMYGEGISREGDLLDLAVANNIVEKSGAWFSYAGERLGQGRDNVKNLLKERPELLERIESDVKVRLGFVKADAAVSG